The Mycolicibacterium smegmatis genome has a window encoding:
- a CDS encoding HpcH/HpaI aldolase/citrate lyase family protein, which translates to MPGDRPDRIAKAAASAAAGVAVDLEDAVAVSRKDAARDAAVTALSALPTAGVPVLCVRINAVDSGFAEDDLTALEPVLHRLDLVMVPMSAEPDRIRRVSELLTRAERSAGADDGRIGIIPLVETAAGILNAPSLASADARVHTLSFGPADLSRELGITPTSDGDEFLFARSQLVLAAAAANCPAPVDGPYLDLDDDDGLIRSARHARKLGFGGKQVIHPSQIASVAGAFVTSDAEIDWARAVDAAFSAAEAEGVSSIRLADGTFVDYPVAQRARAILAGAR; encoded by the coding sequence GTGCCGGGCGACCGGCCCGACCGCATCGCCAAGGCGGCCGCCAGTGCGGCCGCCGGCGTCGCGGTCGATCTCGAAGACGCGGTGGCGGTGTCGAGGAAAGACGCCGCGCGCGACGCGGCCGTGACGGCGCTGTCCGCGCTACCCACCGCTGGTGTGCCGGTGCTGTGCGTCCGAATCAACGCCGTGGACAGCGGTTTTGCCGAGGACGACCTGACCGCCCTTGAGCCCGTGCTGCACCGGCTGGATCTGGTCATGGTCCCCATGAGCGCCGAACCGGACCGTATCCGGCGCGTGAGCGAACTCCTCACTCGCGCGGAGCGATCGGCGGGGGCCGACGACGGCCGGATCGGCATCATCCCCTTGGTCGAGACAGCGGCGGGCATCCTCAACGCGCCCTCGCTCGCGTCGGCCGACGCACGGGTCCACACGTTGTCGTTCGGCCCCGCGGACCTGTCCCGTGAACTCGGCATCACCCCGACCAGCGACGGCGACGAGTTCCTCTTCGCGCGGTCGCAACTGGTCCTCGCCGCCGCGGCGGCGAACTGTCCTGCGCCGGTGGACGGCCCGTACCTCGATCTCGATGACGACGACGGCCTCATCCGGTCGGCGAGGCATGCCCGAAAGCTCGGGTTCGGCGGTAAGCAGGTCATCCATCCATCGCAGATCGCCTCGGTGGCCGGTGCGTTCGTTACGAGCGATGCCGAGATCGACTGGGCCCGTGCAGTGGACGCCGCGTTCAGCGCGGCCGAGGCCGAAGGTGTCTCGTCGATCCGGCTCGCGGACGGGACGTTCGTCGATTACCCGGTCGCTCAGCGCGCGAGGGCGATTCTGGCGGGTGCCCGGTGA
- a CDS encoding 2-hydroxyacid dehydrogenase, translating into MKVVVTRALPPATLSPLADVGEVWVSPHDRPLTDDELRHAVRGAHGIVSMLNDRIDERVLAAAGDQLRVVANTAVGYDNLDVAAIARHGATATNTPGVLVDATADLTMALLLDVTRRVSEGDRLIRSGQPWSWDIGFMLGTGLQGKQLGIVGMGHIGRAVARRATAFGVRVVYHARRAQDDGIGRRVPLDELLATSDIVSLHCPLTIETRHLIDAEALGAMKPGSYLINTARGPIVDESALADALARGGIAGAALDVYEHEPEVHPGLRELPNVVLAPHLGSATVETRTLMAELAVKNVVQTLNDSGPVTPIAVPSG; encoded by the coding sequence GTGAAAGTCGTCGTCACCCGGGCACTGCCACCGGCGACTCTGTCGCCTCTCGCCGATGTCGGTGAGGTGTGGGTGTCCCCGCACGACCGTCCCCTCACCGACGACGAGTTGCGCCATGCCGTACGCGGCGCGCACGGCATCGTGAGCATGCTCAACGACCGGATCGACGAGCGTGTGCTCGCCGCGGCAGGGGACCAACTCCGCGTGGTCGCCAACACCGCCGTCGGCTATGACAACCTCGACGTCGCGGCCATCGCACGCCACGGCGCCACCGCGACCAACACCCCGGGGGTGCTGGTCGATGCGACCGCCGACCTGACCATGGCCCTCCTGTTGGACGTCACGCGCAGAGTGAGCGAGGGCGATCGCCTGATCCGGTCGGGCCAACCCTGGTCGTGGGACATCGGATTCATGCTCGGCACCGGTCTGCAGGGCAAGCAACTCGGGATCGTCGGTATGGGCCACATCGGTCGAGCCGTCGCCAGACGCGCAACGGCATTCGGTGTGCGCGTCGTGTACCACGCCCGGCGCGCGCAGGACGACGGCATCGGCCGTCGGGTCCCGCTCGACGAGTTGCTCGCGACCTCTGACATCGTCTCGTTGCACTGCCCGTTGACGATTGAGACGCGTCATCTGATCGACGCCGAGGCGCTGGGGGCGATGAAACCCGGGTCGTATCTGATCAACACCGCCCGCGGCCCGATCGTCGACGAGAGCGCGTTGGCCGATGCCCTCGCACGTGGTGGCATCGCGGGGGCTGCGCTCGACGTCTACGAGCATGAACCCGAGGTGCATCCGGGCCTGCGTGAGCTTCCCAACGTGGTGCTCGCGCCGCACCTGGGTTCGGCGACCGTGGAGACCCGCACCCTGATGGCCGAGCTCGCGGTGAAGAATGTGGTGCAGACACTCAACGACAGCGGGCCGGTGACCCCGATCGCGGTACCGTCTGGGTGA
- a CDS encoding GntR family transcriptional regulator, which produces MATPPEPLPTTKAEEAFIEIRRLIECGRLPGGAKLTLASLSDELQMSLTPIREALRMLQANGLVEYKRHHGHVVTRYSIRRAEETYLLRQTLEPLATRLAAANATEDELRRIRELQEEFRLVVDGEPPRFADVVDLNARWHRLVYAAAHSSLLDEFIDRLWTGVPYQAIWFVQRRRQSAADHEAVTAALETRQPEIAERAMLDHIGRGRAATIEHLQAIGAPEG; this is translated from the coding sequence ATGGCAACCCCACCCGAGCCGCTCCCGACAACCAAGGCTGAAGAGGCGTTCATCGAGATCCGCCGCTTGATCGAGTGCGGCCGGTTACCGGGTGGGGCCAAGCTGACATTGGCGAGCCTGTCCGACGAGCTGCAGATGAGTCTCACACCCATCCGCGAGGCGTTGCGGATGTTGCAGGCCAACGGGCTCGTCGAGTACAAGCGTCATCACGGGCACGTGGTGACGCGGTACTCGATCCGACGTGCCGAGGAGACCTACCTTCTGCGGCAGACTCTCGAACCCCTGGCCACCAGGCTGGCCGCGGCGAATGCGACCGAGGACGAGTTGCGCCGCATTCGTGAACTGCAGGAGGAGTTCCGGCTCGTCGTGGACGGCGAGCCGCCTCGCTTCGCCGACGTGGTGGATCTCAATGCGCGGTGGCACCGGCTGGTGTACGCCGCCGCGCACTCGTCACTGCTGGACGAGTTCATCGATCGGCTGTGGACGGGTGTGCCCTATCAAGCGATCTGGTTCGTGCAACGACGGCGCCAGTCGGCCGCCGATCACGAGGCCGTCACCGCCGCGCTCGAGACCAGACAGCCCGAGATCGCCGAACGCGCCATGTTGGACCACATCGGACGGGGCCGCGCCGCGACGATCGAACACCTGCAGGCCATCGGCGCCCCCGAGGGGTGA
- the ligD gene encoding non-homologous end-joining DNA ligase: MASAATELDVDGVKVRFTNPDKVYFPKLGKNGTKGKLVEYYLSVASGPMLALLRDRPVHLQRFPDGIEGEEIYQKRVPQKHPDYLETCVVTFPSGRTADALKITHPSSIIWAAQMGTVTLHPWQVRCPDTEHPDELRVDLDPQPGTGFKEARTVACDVLKPLLDELGLVGYPKTSGGRGVHVFLRIKPQWDFIEVRRAGIALAREVERRAPDAVTTSWWKEERGERLFIDYNQNARDRTFASAYSVRKTPIATVSMPLSWDELRNADPDDYTMNTVPDLLAGRDDPWADIDSVQQSLGPLLDLVAADEERGLGDLPYPPNYPKMPGEPPRVQPSKKVAEHWDEQGNRKQ, translated from the coding sequence ATGGCCAGTGCGGCAACCGAACTCGACGTCGACGGGGTAAAGGTCCGGTTCACCAACCCGGACAAGGTGTACTTTCCCAAGCTCGGCAAGAACGGCACCAAGGGCAAGCTCGTCGAGTACTACCTGTCCGTCGCGTCCGGCCCCATGCTGGCACTGTTGCGCGACCGCCCGGTGCACCTGCAGCGGTTCCCCGACGGCATCGAGGGCGAGGAGATCTACCAGAAACGGGTGCCGCAGAAGCATCCCGATTATCTGGAGACCTGCGTCGTCACGTTCCCGTCGGGGCGCACGGCCGACGCGCTGAAGATCACGCACCCGTCGTCGATCATCTGGGCCGCCCAGATGGGCACCGTCACACTGCATCCGTGGCAGGTGCGCTGCCCCGACACCGAACATCCCGACGAACTGCGCGTCGACCTCGACCCGCAACCCGGCACAGGATTCAAGGAGGCCCGCACCGTTGCGTGTGACGTGCTCAAACCGCTGCTCGACGAACTCGGCCTGGTGGGTTATCCCAAGACCTCGGGTGGCCGTGGCGTGCACGTGTTCCTGCGCATCAAACCGCAGTGGGACTTCATCGAGGTGCGCCGTGCGGGCATCGCGCTGGCCCGTGAGGTCGAGCGTCGCGCCCCCGACGCGGTGACCACGTCGTGGTGGAAGGAAGAGCGCGGCGAGCGGTTGTTCATCGACTACAACCAGAACGCGCGCGACCGCACGTTCGCCTCGGCCTACTCGGTGCGCAAGACCCCCATCGCGACCGTGTCGATGCCGCTGAGCTGGGACGAACTGCGCAACGCCGACCCGGACGACTACACCATGAACACCGTGCCGGATCTGCTTGCCGGGCGCGATGATCCGTGGGCCGACATCGATTCGGTGCAGCAGTCCCTGGGGCCGCTGCTGGACCTCGTCGCCGCCGACGAGGAGCGGGGCCTCGGTGATCTGCCCTACCCGCCGAACTACCCGAAGATGCCCGGCGAACCGCCACGGGTACAGCCCAGCAAGAAGGTCGCCGAGCACTGGGACGAGCAGGGCAACCGCAAGCAGTGA
- a CDS encoding ATP-dependent DNA ligase: MGRMDLPVQPPIEPMLAKAQVKVPDEAGVWSYEPKWDGFRALVFRDGDDVVLQSRNGKDLGRYFPELLDALRDELVEKCVLDGEVVVPRDIAGRVRLDWESLSQRIHPAASRIKMLAEQTPAHFIGFDALALGDRSLLKEPFRVRREALAEAVDNKRWCHVTRTSEDPALGTEWLKTFEGAGLDGVIAKRLDGPYLPGKREMVKVKHHRDADCVAMGYRIHKSGDGIGSILLGLYRDDGELQMVGGAASFTAKDRIKLLAELEPLREGDEMREGDPSRWNSAADKRWTPLRPEKVCEVAYDQMEGNSVEGRRFRHAVKFLRWRPDREPSSCTFDQLDTPLNYDLYDVLEEQ; this comes from the coding sequence ATGGGAAGGATGGACTTGCCGGTGCAGCCCCCGATCGAACCGATGCTTGCCAAGGCGCAGGTGAAGGTGCCCGACGAGGCGGGGGTGTGGTCCTACGAGCCCAAGTGGGACGGTTTCCGCGCGCTGGTGTTCCGCGACGGTGACGACGTGGTGCTGCAGTCGCGCAACGGCAAGGATCTGGGACGGTACTTTCCCGAACTGCTCGACGCGCTGCGTGACGAACTCGTTGAGAAGTGCGTGCTCGACGGTGAGGTCGTGGTGCCCCGCGACATCGCCGGCCGGGTGCGGTTGGACTGGGAGTCACTGAGCCAGCGCATCCATCCCGCGGCGAGCCGCATCAAGATGCTCGCCGAGCAGACCCCGGCGCACTTCATCGGCTTCGACGCCCTGGCCCTCGGTGACCGGTCGCTGCTCAAGGAGCCGTTCCGGGTGCGCCGCGAGGCGCTGGCCGAGGCCGTCGACAACAAACGGTGGTGCCACGTCACCCGCACCAGTGAGGATCCCGCGCTGGGCACCGAGTGGCTGAAGACGTTCGAGGGCGCCGGGCTGGACGGGGTGATCGCCAAACGGCTCGACGGACCGTATCTGCCCGGCAAACGTGAGATGGTCAAGGTCAAGCACCACCGCGACGCCGACTGTGTCGCAATGGGTTACCGCATCCACAAGAGCGGCGACGGCATCGGGTCGATCCTGCTGGGCCTGTACCGCGACGACGGGGAGCTCCAGATGGTCGGCGGCGCAGCGTCGTTCACCGCCAAGGATCGCATCAAACTGCTGGCCGAACTCGAACCGCTGCGCGAGGGCGACGAGATGCGTGAAGGCGACCCCAGCCGGTGGAACTCGGCGGCCGACAAGCGGTGGACCCCGCTGCGCCCCGAGAAGGTGTGCGAGGTGGCCTACGACCAGATGGAGGGAAACTCCGTCGAGGGCAGGCGATTTCGCCACGCCGTGAAGTTCCTGCGCTGGCGTCCCGACCGGGAGCCGTCGAGTTGCACGTTCGACCAGTTGGACACCCCGCTGAACTACGACCTCTACGACGTGCTGGAGGAACAGTGA
- a CDS encoding carboxylesterase family protein: MTNRQLPGGTVRVEEEDGLVRARGLRYGTAARFTRAEPTPLWEGVLDATRSGPACPQRPSRVSWMTGPLLDGLVMDEDCLVLSVTAPADANGLPVMVWLHGGAYVSGSGESRKYDAAPLARHGDVVVVNVSYRLGTFGFLAPPGAPDGFNVGLTDQILALKWVRDNISAFGGDPGNVTVFGQSAGGDSVVKLMLAEEASGLFHRAIVQSAPLGLGDERADLAVAMRSALADALDGVDPLQATTQQLLDAQAAAASWAQPVEMLGAMMPFAPLLGHDPLPPADDVAGHLADAAARIELLVGYTRDDAAPFVTMHPEFSEMPDLTEFIFGAPAETLAAQWNDLGGRAASYRFEWSPDDAPLGACHCLELPFLFGSPEAWADAAMLGNERRIDPTLADEMRTVWTQFAHHGVDALPARSLRFG; the protein is encoded by the coding sequence GTGACCAATCGGCAGCTACCCGGCGGCACTGTGCGGGTCGAAGAAGAAGACGGCCTGGTGCGCGCCCGGGGCCTGCGGTACGGCACGGCGGCCCGGTTCACCCGCGCCGAACCGACGCCACTGTGGGAAGGGGTGCTGGACGCCACCCGCAGCGGCCCGGCGTGCCCGCAGCGGCCGTCGCGCGTGAGCTGGATGACCGGGCCGTTGCTGGACGGCCTGGTGATGGACGAGGACTGCCTGGTGCTGAGCGTCACGGCGCCCGCGGACGCAAACGGCCTGCCGGTCATGGTGTGGTTGCACGGCGGCGCGTATGTCTCGGGCAGCGGCGAATCGCGCAAATACGACGCCGCGCCGCTCGCGCGCCACGGCGACGTGGTGGTGGTCAACGTCAGCTACCGGCTGGGCACCTTCGGCTTCCTCGCGCCGCCCGGCGCACCGGACGGGTTCAACGTGGGCCTGACCGATCAGATCCTGGCCCTGAAGTGGGTGCGCGACAACATCAGCGCGTTCGGGGGCGATCCGGGCAACGTGACCGTGTTCGGGCAGTCGGCGGGCGGGGACTCCGTGGTGAAACTGATGCTGGCCGAGGAGGCATCCGGGTTGTTCCACCGCGCGATCGTGCAGAGCGCACCGCTGGGGCTGGGGGATGAGCGGGCGGATCTGGCGGTGGCCATGCGTTCGGCGCTCGCCGACGCCCTGGACGGCGTCGACCCGCTGCAGGCCACCACACAGCAACTTCTCGACGCGCAGGCCGCTGCGGCGTCCTGGGCGCAACCGGTCGAAATGCTCGGGGCCATGATGCCTTTCGCACCGCTGCTCGGTCACGACCCGCTGCCGCCGGCCGACGACGTGGCGGGCCATCTCGCCGACGCCGCGGCGCGCATCGAGCTGCTGGTGGGGTACACCCGCGACGACGCGGCACCGTTCGTGACGATGCACCCCGAGTTCTCCGAGATGCCCGATCTCACCGAGTTCATCTTCGGCGCCCCGGCCGAGACGCTGGCGGCGCAGTGGAACGATCTGGGCGGGCGGGCCGCGTCCTACCGGTTCGAGTGGAGTCCCGACGACGCGCCGCTCGGTGCGTGTCACTGCCTGGAGTTGCCGTTCCTGTTCGGCTCGCCGGAGGCGTGGGCCGACGCTGCGATGCTGGGCAACGAGCGCCGCATCGACCCCACCTTGGCCGACGAGATGCGCACGGTCTGGACACAATTCGCGCACCACGGGGTCGACGCGCTGCCCGCACGGTCACTGCGGTTCGGCTAA
- the gluQRS gene encoding tRNA glutamyl-Q(34) synthetase GluQRS, with translation MSNAAGRFAPSPSADLHIGNLRTAVLAWLFARSTGRRFLVRVEDLDDRTFPEIGRRQVADLAAVGLTWDEPVEWQTTHEDRYDAVIDQLAGEGLLYECYCSRKDIAQAPRAPHAPQGAYPGTCRDLTDDERAARRRETGRPPAMRLRTDTFVYTVNDVLHGPYTGIVDDFVVRRGDGVPAYNLAVVVDDAASGIDQVVRGDDLLPSSPRQAYLARLLGHPEPTYAHVPLVLNEDGARLAKRDGAVTLAEIGVERAFAQITESLGRPATTMDELLARFDPDQLPRHPWIYRPV, from the coding sequence GTGAGCAACGCCGCCGGACGCTTCGCGCCGAGCCCCTCGGCCGACCTGCACATCGGGAACCTGCGCACCGCCGTGCTCGCGTGGCTGTTCGCACGGTCCACCGGGCGGCGCTTTCTGGTGCGGGTCGAGGATCTCGACGACCGCACGTTCCCGGAGATCGGCCGGCGCCAGGTGGCCGACCTCGCCGCGGTCGGGCTGACTTGGGACGAACCGGTCGAGTGGCAGACCACGCACGAGGACCGTTACGACGCCGTGATCGACCAGCTGGCCGGCGAGGGCCTGTTGTACGAATGCTATTGCAGCCGAAAGGACATCGCGCAGGCACCACGCGCACCGCACGCCCCGCAGGGCGCCTACCCGGGCACGTGCCGCGACCTGACCGACGACGAGCGCGCCGCGCGGCGCCGCGAGACCGGCCGCCCGCCCGCGATGCGGTTGCGCACCGACACGTTCGTGTACACCGTCAACGACGTCCTGCACGGCCCCTACACCGGCATCGTCGACGATTTCGTGGTCCGCCGCGGCGACGGTGTGCCTGCCTACAACCTCGCGGTGGTGGTCGACGACGCGGCGTCGGGGATCGACCAGGTGGTACGTGGTGACGACCTGCTGCCCTCGTCACCCCGGCAGGCCTATCTGGCGCGGCTGCTGGGCCATCCAGAGCCCACGTACGCCCACGTGCCGCTGGTGCTCAACGAGGACGGCGCGCGTCTGGCCAAGCGCGACGGCGCGGTGACGCTGGCCGAGATCGGGGTCGAGCGCGCGTTCGCTCAGATCACCGAATCCCTCGGCCGGCCGGCCACCACGATGGACGAACTGCTGGCCCGGTTCGACCCCGACCAGCTGCCCCGCCATCCCTGGATATATCGGCCGGTCTGA
- a CDS encoding ABC transporter permease subunit (The N-terminal region of this protein, as described by TIGR01726, is a three transmembrane segment that identifies a subfamily of ABC transporter permease subunits, which specificities that include histidine, arginine, glutamine, glutamate, L-cystine (sic), the opines (in Agrobacterium) octopine and nopaline, etc.), which produces MLLAGCGPAANDSDEPIKAAGVLRVGTEGVYAPFSYHDPATNELTGYDIDVVKAVADKIGVQIQFVETPWDSIFAALEANRFDIIANEVTITDERKAKYDLSEPYSVGEGVIVTRADDNSITSLDDLKGKVAAENATSNWSEIARQAGARVEAVEGFTQAIKLLNQGRVDVVVNDSIAVYAYLAETGDTSVKIAGEVGEKSEQGFAARKDSGYLPELNRALDELRADGTLAQISQKYLKADATGAANGDGAPPAVRSTWQLIGDNLWPLAKAAVTMTIPLTIISFAIGLVIALGVALARLSSNAVLSNVARLYISIIRGTPLLVQLFLVFYALPEFGVRIDPFPAAVIAFSLNVGGYAAEIIRAAILSIPKGQWEAAETIGLTYGKSLQRIILPQAARVAVPPLSNTLISLVKDTSLASTILVTELLRQAQIAAAPTFEFFALYGTAAVYYWVICLVLSFGQSRIERRLERYVAR; this is translated from the coding sequence ATGCTGCTCGCAGGCTGTGGACCCGCTGCGAATGACAGCGACGAGCCGATAAAAGCAGCCGGTGTGCTGCGTGTGGGCACCGAAGGCGTGTACGCCCCCTTCAGTTATCACGACCCGGCGACCAATGAGCTGACGGGTTACGACATCGACGTGGTGAAGGCCGTCGCCGACAAGATCGGCGTGCAAATCCAGTTCGTCGAAACCCCGTGGGACTCGATATTCGCTGCGCTGGAAGCCAACCGGTTCGACATCATCGCCAACGAGGTCACCATCACCGACGAGCGCAAGGCGAAATACGACCTCTCCGAGCCGTATTCCGTCGGCGAGGGTGTCATCGTCACGCGCGCCGACGACAACTCGATCACCTCACTCGACGATCTCAAGGGCAAGGTGGCCGCCGAGAACGCGACCAGCAACTGGTCGGAGATCGCGCGGCAGGCCGGCGCCCGGGTGGAGGCCGTCGAGGGTTTCACCCAGGCCATCAAGCTGCTCAACCAGGGACGCGTCGACGTCGTGGTCAACGACAGCATCGCGGTGTACGCCTACCTCGCCGAGACCGGGGACACGTCGGTGAAGATCGCCGGAGAGGTCGGCGAGAAGAGCGAGCAGGGGTTCGCCGCGCGCAAGGACAGCGGTTACCTGCCCGAGTTGAACCGTGCGCTCGACGAACTCAGGGCCGACGGCACGTTGGCGCAGATCTCGCAGAAGTACCTCAAGGCCGACGCGACGGGCGCCGCCAACGGTGACGGCGCGCCGCCTGCCGTCCGGTCGACGTGGCAGCTGATCGGCGACAACCTGTGGCCGCTGGCCAAGGCCGCGGTCACCATGACCATTCCGCTGACGATCATCAGCTTCGCGATCGGCCTGGTGATCGCGCTGGGCGTGGCGCTGGCGCGCTTGTCGTCGAATGCCGTGCTCAGCAACGTCGCCCGGTTGTACATCTCGATCATCCGCGGCACCCCGCTGCTGGTGCAGTTGTTCCTGGTGTTCTACGCGCTGCCCGAGTTCGGGGTGCGCATCGACCCGTTCCCGGCCGCGGTGATCGCATTCAGCCTCAACGTGGGCGGTTACGCGGCCGAGATCATCCGCGCGGCGATCCTGAGCATCCCCAAGGGACAGTGGGAGGCTGCCGAGACCATCGGCCTCACCTACGGCAAGTCGCTGCAGCGGATCATCCTTCCGCAGGCCGCCCGCGTCGCGGTGCCGCCGCTGTCGAACACGCTCATCTCACTGGTCAAGGACACGTCACTGGCGTCGACCATCCTGGTCACCGAACTGCTGCGGCAGGCCCAGATCGCCGCGGCCCCGACGTTCGAGTTCTTCGCCCTCTACGGCACGGCTGCCGTCTACTACTGGGTGATCTGCCTGGTGTTGTCGTTCGGCCAGAGCCGCATTGAACGCCGACTGGAAAGGTACGTGGCGCGATGA
- a CDS encoding amino acid ABC transporter ATP-binding protein codes for MTTEPEYRIVAENVEKAFGDNKVLKGVSFKVARGSATTILGPSGSGKTTLLRALNALDVPDSGVIQVGGDDGVRIDFSERITRDTLRRYRAQSGFVFQSHNLFPHKTVLQNITEGPIVAQGRPRAEAETDAVKLLEQVGLADKRDQYPYQLSGGQQQRVGIARALAMRPKVVLFDEPTSALDPELVGEVLAVIKDLADAGWTMVIVTHQIQFAKQVSDQVLFTDGGVILEQGTPAAVIDDPQHERTKQFLQRILNTL; via the coding sequence ATGACCACAGAGCCCGAATACCGGATCGTCGCCGAGAACGTGGAGAAGGCCTTCGGCGACAACAAGGTTCTCAAAGGCGTGTCGTTCAAGGTCGCGCGTGGCAGTGCGACCACCATTCTCGGGCCCTCGGGTTCGGGGAAGACGACGCTGCTGCGGGCGCTCAACGCCCTCGACGTGCCCGATTCCGGGGTCATCCAGGTAGGTGGCGACGACGGCGTCCGGATCGATTTCTCCGAGCGCATCACCCGGGACACGTTGCGCCGCTACCGCGCCCAGAGCGGTTTCGTCTTCCAGTCCCACAACCTGTTCCCGCACAAGACCGTTCTGCAGAACATCACCGAGGGGCCGATCGTCGCGCAGGGCCGTCCCCGCGCCGAGGCCGAGACCGATGCTGTCAAACTCCTCGAGCAGGTGGGACTGGCCGACAAGCGCGACCAGTACCCGTACCAACTCTCGGGTGGTCAGCAGCAGCGTGTCGGCATCGCGCGGGCGCTGGCCATGCGGCCCAAGGTGGTGCTGTTCGACGAGCCCACCTCGGCCCTGGACCCGGAACTGGTCGGTGAGGTGCTCGCGGTGATCAAGGACCTGGCCGACGCGGGCTGGACCATGGTGATCGTGACGCACCAGATCCAGTTCGCCAAGCAGGTTTCCGATCAGGTGCTGTTCACCGACGGCGGGGTGATCCTGGAGCAGGGGACGCCCGCGGCCGTGATCGACGATCCGCAGCACGAGCGCACCAAGCAGTTCCTGCAGCGGATCCTCAACACGCTCTAG
- a CDS encoding acetyl-CoA hydrolase/transferase family protein, translating into MPTELTAEQAAARLHAADTLGLPLGPGQPPSFLQALGVRKDWTDLRVYGALLAVLTELFSRPGVHFISGFYGPLERALRDAGADVDFAPADFRRFGPLMRAQSPRVMATAATPPDADGWCSLSLHAGGTVDELRRAGTDPERLLIVEVSEAFPRTYGLGDTHRHALHVDEIDILIRSTAQPMSLPGDRATPSDVDRAIAKHAVAYMPSGATLQTGIGSIPNQIAALLAEGDGGEYGLHSEMFTDGCMKLHRAGKVTNTHKGLYDGVSVTTFAFGSPDLYEWLDGNRDVAFLPVEIVNSPEVIARNHQMVTINGALAVDIHGQVVADTIDGSQFSGIGGAEDFVAGAGLELSDRSLICLPSTYTTKDGHVRSRIVPWFGPGAVITTPRHHVDVIVTEYGTAELEGLTVRERGSALAAIAHPQFRDDLLEAAERTVNGRSALA; encoded by the coding sequence ATGCCGACCGAGCTCACCGCCGAGCAGGCCGCCGCGCGGCTGCACGCCGCCGACACCCTGGGGCTCCCGCTGGGGCCCGGCCAGCCACCGTCGTTCCTGCAGGCCCTGGGCGTGCGCAAGGACTGGACCGATCTGCGGGTGTACGGCGCGTTGCTCGCGGTGCTCACCGAGTTGTTCTCGCGCCCCGGCGTGCACTTCATCTCGGGTTTCTACGGACCGCTCGAGCGTGCGCTGCGCGACGCCGGTGCCGACGTCGACTTCGCTCCTGCGGATTTCCGTCGCTTCGGTCCCCTGATGCGTGCGCAGTCACCGCGGGTCATGGCGACCGCGGCGACCCCGCCGGACGCCGACGGATGGTGCTCGCTGTCGCTGCACGCCGGCGGCACCGTCGATGAATTACGCAGGGCGGGGACCGATCCCGAGCGACTGTTGATCGTCGAGGTCTCCGAGGCGTTCCCGCGGACGTACGGTCTGGGTGACACACACCGGCATGCGTTGCACGTCGACGAGATCGACATCCTCATCCGCTCCACCGCACAGCCGATGAGCCTGCCGGGAGACCGCGCCACACCCAGCGACGTCGACCGGGCGATCGCGAAGCACGCGGTCGCCTACATGCCGTCCGGGGCGACGCTGCAGACCGGCATCGGGTCGATCCCCAACCAGATCGCGGCACTGCTCGCCGAGGGCGACGGCGGCGAATACGGTTTGCACAGTGAGATGTTCACCGACGGCTGCATGAAATTGCACCGCGCGGGCAAGGTCACCAACACCCACAAGGGTCTGTACGACGGTGTCAGCGTGACGACCTTCGCGTTCGGGTCGCCGGACCTGTACGAGTGGCTCGACGGCAACCGCGACGTCGCGTTCTTGCCCGTGGAGATCGTCAACTCGCCCGAGGTGATCGCCAGGAACCATCAGATGGTCACCATCAACGGCGCCCTCGCAGTCGACATCCACGGGCAGGTGGTCGCCGACACCATCGACGGCAGCCAGTTCAGTGGCATCGGGGGTGCGGAGGACTTCGTGGCCGGTGCCGGGCTGGAACTGTCCGACCGCTCGCTGATCTGCCTGCCCTCGACGTACACCACCAAGGACGGCCACGTGCGGTCGCGGATCGTGCCGTGGTTCGGTCCCGGCGCGGTGATCACCACGCCGCGCCACCACGTCGACGTCATCGTCACCGAGTACGGCACGGCCGAACTCGAAGGACTCACGGTGCGCGAGCGCGGCAGTGCGCTGGCGGCCATCGCGCACCCGCAGTTCCGCGACGACCTGCTGGAGGCCGCCGAACGCACGGTCAACGGGCGCTCGGCGTTGGCGTGA